One Pseudomonadota bacterium DNA segment encodes these proteins:
- a CDS encoding methyltransferase domain-containing protein, giving the protein MRILTEFFTDWRTTGAVVGTSRFTRDKMFDRLDWRNVRTAVELGPGTGCVTRSILGRLPRNARLVALEINPRFVHRLRNEVRDERLAVVEGSACQLPRLLREQGLPQADLIVSTLPFSTLAPALRREIVRAATEALSSEGRLVAIQYQPFVLPPLLQKSFGGVGLTMSWINVPPAFVYTCTLPSSPSA; this is encoded by the coding sequence TTGCGAATTCTCACTGAGTTCTTCACTGACTGGCGCACGACAGGTGCGGTGGTTGGCACCTCGCGGTTCACGCGCGACAAGATGTTCGACCGTCTCGACTGGCGCAACGTGCGCACCGCGGTTGAGCTCGGGCCAGGCACCGGGTGCGTGACGCGCAGCATTCTCGGGCGCCTGCCGCGCAATGCGAGGCTCGTGGCCCTCGAGATCAATCCGCGGTTCGTGCATCGACTTCGCAACGAGGTCCGCGATGAACGGCTGGCGGTGGTCGAGGGCTCGGCCTGCCAGCTGCCCCGGCTTCTTCGGGAGCAGGGCCTTCCGCAGGCTGATCTCATTGTCTCCACCCTGCCGTTCAGCACACTGGCGCCGGCGCTGCGACGTGAGATCGTGCGGGCTGCGACCGAGGCGCTTTCGAGCGAGGGGCGCCTGGTGGCCATCCAGTATCAGCCTTTCGTGCTGCCTCCGCTTCTGCAGAAGAGCTTTGGGGGGGTCGGTCTCACCATGTCGTGGATCAACGTCCCGCCGGCCTTCGTCTACACCTGTACACTGCCGTCATCGCCATCGGCCTGA
- a CDS encoding DedA family protein: protein MEGWIRDLLVIYSYWAIVLLVAIEGDVTLLVTGMLAHEHLLGFGFTTALAAAMVGAVGGDVVSFLFGRRIRKNITESKIYKKFYPRFEYLEQRFGFVSILLVKWIYGMRFASSVFWGVSRMGVWRFATLTLFSCGVWVGTLTGLGWLCGTAVSVFLSRLQSVAAAVMLTIVGLFAVRAIHHRWISPQLQQGAEQAGFTQDLKPETAPVMVFENAREPSTGPSDTERADVSSSAQADGDDGSVQV from the coding sequence GTGGAAGGTTGGATCCGGGACCTTCTGGTCATCTACAGCTACTGGGCCATCGTCCTGCTCGTCGCCATCGAGGGTGATGTCACGCTTCTCGTCACGGGCATGCTGGCACACGAGCACCTGCTTGGCTTTGGCTTCACGACCGCCCTGGCCGCTGCCATGGTGGGCGCGGTCGGCGGAGACGTGGTGTCCTTCCTGTTCGGCCGGCGCATCCGCAAGAACATCACCGAGTCGAAGATCTACAAGAAGTTCTATCCGCGGTTCGAGTATCTCGAGCAGCGATTCGGGTTCGTCTCCATCCTGCTCGTCAAGTGGATCTACGGGATGCGATTCGCCAGCTCGGTGTTCTGGGGAGTGAGTCGCATGGGGGTCTGGCGCTTCGCGACGCTGACCCTGTTCAGCTGCGGCGTGTGGGTGGGCACCCTCACCGGCCTGGGATGGCTCTGTGGAACGGCCGTGAGCGTCTTCCTGAGCCGTCTTCAGTCTGTCGCCGCGGCCGTGATGCTCACCATCGTCGGCCTCTTCGCCGTGCGGGCGATCCACCACCGCTGGATCTCCCCCCAGCTCCAGCAAGGCGCCGAACAGGCGGGGTTCACCCAGGACCTGAAGCCGGAAACGGCCCCCGTCATGGTGTTCGAGAACGCCCGAGAGCCGTCCACAGGCCCGTCCGACACAGAGCGGGCAGACGTGTCGAGCTCCGCTCAGGCCGATGGCGATGACGGCAGTGTACAGGTGTAG